The following are from one region of the Candidatus Methylomirabilota bacterium genome:
- the fabD gene encoding ACP S-malonyltransferase encodes MSIAFLFPGQGSQAVGMGRAFYDSSPGAKAVFEEANDALGFDLRRLAFEGPEAELALTANTQPAVLAASVAAAVACAERGLRPAIAAGHSLGEYSALVAAGGLRFADAVRVVRKRGQFMQEVVPVGTGAMAAIMGLELGDVERLCAEAARGEVVEVANVNSAQQIVVAGHRAAVERAVALAGERGGRKSVVLPVSAPFHCALMSPAAARLSGELESIAVADPKIPVVRNADAGVTRTAAEVRPFLVRQVASPVRWTECVGRLAAEGATAFVEVGPGRVLTALLKRVLDGSRGLSVEDPAGLDKALAALEAAR; translated from the coding sequence ATGAGCATCGCGTTCCTGTTCCCCGGTCAGGGGTCACAGGCGGTCGGCATGGGCCGCGCGTTCTACGATTCGTCGCCGGGGGCGAAGGCCGTCTTCGAGGAGGCGAACGACGCGCTCGGCTTCGACCTGAGGAGGCTCGCGTTCGAGGGCCCCGAGGCCGAGCTCGCGCTCACCGCCAACACCCAGCCCGCCGTGCTCGCGGCGTCGGTCGCGGCGGCCGTGGCGTGCGCCGAGCGCGGGCTCCGGCCGGCGATCGCGGCGGGCCACAGCCTCGGCGAATACTCGGCGCTGGTCGCCGCCGGCGGGCTCAGGTTCGCCGACGCCGTGCGCGTCGTGCGCAAGCGCGGTCAGTTCATGCAGGAGGTGGTGCCGGTCGGGACCGGCGCGATGGCCGCCATCATGGGGCTCGAGCTCGGCGACGTCGAGCGTCTCTGCGCCGAGGCCGCGAGGGGCGAGGTCGTCGAGGTCGCGAACGTGAACTCCGCGCAGCAGATCGTCGTCGCCGGCCACCGCGCGGCGGTCGAGCGCGCGGTGGCCCTCGCCGGGGAGCGCGGCGGCAGGAAGAGCGTCGTGCTTCCCGTGAGCGCGCCCTTCCACTGCGCGCTCATGAGCCCCGCCGCGGCGCGTCTCTCGGGCGAGCTCGAGTCGATCGCCGTGGCCGACCCGAAGATCCCCGTCGTCCGGAACGCGGACGCGGGTGTGACGCGGACGGCCGCGGAGGTGCGGCCGTTCCTCGTGCGCCAGGTCGCGAGCCCGGTGCGGTGGACCGAGTGCGTCGGGCGGCTGGCGGCGGAGGGGGCGACGGCCTTCGTCGAGGTGGGACCCGGGCGCGTCCTCACCGCGCTGCTCAAGCGTGTCCTGGACGGGTCGCGGGGGCTCTCGGTCGAGGATCCCGCGGGCCTGGACAAGGCCCTCGCGGCCCTCGAGGCCGCGCGGTGA
- the fabG gene encoding 3-oxoacyl-[acyl-carrier-protein] reductase gives MTPPLDGKVAIVTGGSRGIGLAIAALLAEDGAAVVVSGRDADRLQRAVKDLEAQGRAALAVVADAASRAECDRLVDAARERFGRVDILVNNAGITRDGLLVRMKDEDWDRVLDVNLRGAFHMTRAVTKAMVRQKSGGRVINITSAAGAMGNAGQANYSAAKAGLIGFTKAAARELAHWAILVNAVAPGLIETDMAAALPAEAREALLAQVPLKRIGTAREVAEMVRFLAGDGAAYVTGQVFHVNGGLYM, from the coding sequence GTGACGCCCCCGCTCGACGGCAAGGTCGCCATCGTCACCGGTGGGAGCCGCGGCATCGGCCTGGCGATCGCCGCGTTGCTGGCCGAGGACGGCGCGGCCGTGGTAGTCTCGGGCCGCGACGCCGACCGGCTGCAGCGCGCGGTGAAGGATCTGGAGGCGCAGGGGCGCGCGGCGCTCGCGGTCGTCGCAGACGCGGCGAGCCGCGCGGAGTGCGACCGGCTGGTCGACGCGGCCCGCGAGCGGTTCGGGCGCGTCGACATCCTCGTGAACAACGCCGGCATCACGCGCGACGGGCTCCTCGTACGCATGAAGGACGAGGACTGGGACCGCGTCCTGGACGTGAACCTCCGCGGCGCGTTCCACATGACGCGCGCGGTGACCAAGGCGATGGTCCGGCAGAAGAGCGGCGGGCGGGTCATCAACATCACCTCGGCGGCGGGCGCGATGGGCAACGCGGGACAGGCGAACTACTCCGCGGCGAAGGCGGGGCTCATCGGCTTCACCAAGGCGGCGGCGCGCGAGCTCGCCCACTGGGCGATCCTCGTCAACGCCGTCGCGCCGGGCCTGATCGAGACCGACATGGCGGCGGCGCTGCCGGCGGAGGCGCGCGAGGCGCTGCTGGCGCAGGTGCCGCTCAAGCGCATCGGCACCGCGCGCGAGGTGGCCGAAATGGTACGATTCCTCGCCGGGGACGGGGCGGCCTACGTCACGGGCCAGGTCTTCCACGTCAACGGCGGGCTGTACATGTAG
- the acpP gene encoding acyl carrier protein encodes MAKSVEEKVKEIIVEQLGVEEDEVTPNAKFIEDLGADSLDTVELVMALEEHFDIQIPDEDAEKIVTVGDAVQYIKDNS; translated from the coding sequence ATGGCGAAGTCGGTGGAGGAGAAGGTGAAGGAGATCATCGTCGAGCAGCTCGGGGTGGAAGAGGACGAGGTCACTCCGAACGCGAAGTTCATCGAGGACCTGGGCGCGGACTCGCTGGACACGGTGGAGCTCGTCATGGCTCTCGAGGAGCACTTCGACATCCAGATCCCCGACGAGGACGCCGAGAAGATCGTGACCGTCGGCGACGCGGTCCAGTACATCAAGGACAATTCGTGA